A stretch of the Aegilops tauschii subsp. strangulata cultivar AL8/78 chromosome 4, Aet v6.0, whole genome shotgun sequence genome encodes the following:
- the LOC141021333 gene encoding uncharacterized protein, translated as MPSVALLRHFFFLRVSDGHIFGCANFIASGKANSISSTGKRADNIRAKWVMMDAKRAHPHLVLPMEAPQFNKGWPRAEPADERTSTVLEQMQIDLKPGNAKAVKVTGATLLREFLMLCVAPLQARARPLWKLEDEEEKTRLRPGALPGDELAAILCLIVGDNQEYPPSAFTPLFLRKDWEPLVLSRPTFNARGLVPPALSGAPAALKPMEVSSDESGGGKEEEGDSEATLEEMGENSPLEQS; from the coding sequence ATGCCATCCGTGGCGCTTctacgccacttcttcttccttcgcgtCAGCGATGGACACATCTTCGGGTGTGCCAATTTCATCGCATCGGGCAAGGCCAACtcaatctcgagcaccgggaagagggccgacaacatccgagccaaatgggtcatgatggacgccaagcgcgCCCATCCGCATTTGGTGTTGCCGATGGAGGCGCCCCAGTTCAACAAAGGGTGGCCTCGTGCGGAGCCTGCTGATGAGCGGACGTCGACGGTGTTGGAGCAGATGCAGatcgacctgaagccgggcaacgcgaaggcggtgAAGGTCACAGGGGCCacgctcctgagggagttcttgatgtTGTGCGTCGCCCCGCTTCAGGCGcgtgcgcgccccttgtggaagctcgaagatgaagaagaaaagacccgcctgaggccaggGGCCCTGCCTGGCGACGAACTGGCTGCTATCCTGTGCctcatagttggggacaaccaggagtacccgccgagcgccttCACTCCTTTGTTCCTCCGCAAGGACTGGGAGCCACTTGTACTTTCCAGGCCGACCTTCAACgcacgcgggctggtgccgcctgcgCTCTCTGGAGCCCCTGCAGCATTGAAGCCGATGGAGGTGTCCTCCGACGAGTCCGGCGGGGggaaggaagaggagggagactcggaggcgaccctcgAAGAGATGGGGGAAAACTCCCCCCTTGAGCAAAGCTGa